The Polaribacter sp. HaHaR_3_91 genomic sequence AGCTGGTGGACATTTAAATTGTTTATCAGAATTGGTAGAAGATACAGGTGGTAAAATAGATTTAGATGCTTTACCTATTGGAGATCCTACCCTATCAGCAAAAGAAATTATTGGTAACGAGTCTCAAGAAAGAATGGGATTAGTAATTGCTGATAAACATTTAGAAACTTTACATAAAATTGCAGATAGAGAACGCTCTCCTATTTACGATGTTGGTGTAGTTACTGGTGATGATCGTTTTACTTTCGAATCTAAATCTACAGGTGTAAAACCAATGGACTTAGCCTTAGAAGACATGTTTGGTTCTTCTCCAAAAACTGTTTTAACAGATAAAACTGTTATCAGAAAATATAAAAACCCTCGTTATAAAACAAAGAATTTAGAAATCTATTTAAAACAAGTTTTACAGTTAGAAGCTGTTGCTTGTAAAGATTGGTTAACAAATAAAGTAGATCGTTGTGTTGGTGGTAAAGTAGCCAAACAACAATGTGTTGGACCATTACAAATTCCGTTGAACAACGTTGGTGTAATGGCATTAGATTATAAAGGAAAAGAAGGTGTTGCTACAAGTATTGGGCACTCTCCTATTTCTGCGTTGATTAGTCCAGAAGCTGGTTCTAGAAATGCAATTACAGAATCTTTAACCAACTTAATTTGGGCACCATTAAAAGACAATTTAAAAAGTGTTTCATTGTCTGCAAATTGGATGTGGCCTTGTAAAAATGAAGGTGAAGACGCTCGTTTATACAAAGCTGTAAAAGCCGTTTCAGAATTTTCTATAGGTTTAGGAATCAATGTTCCTACAGGGAAAGATTCTTTATCAATGAAACAAAAATATACTGATGGAGAAGTAATTGCTCCAGGAACTGTAATTATCTCTGCAGCAGGTAACTGTAATGCGATTACTAAAGTTGTAGAGCCTCTTTTGCATGTTGATGGAGGAAACATCTATTATATAAATATTTCTCAAGACGAATTTAAATTAGGTGGAAGTTCATTCAACCAAACTTTAAATGCCATTGGAAATGAAGCGCCAGATGTTACCAATGTTGAGTATGTAAAAACTGTTTTTAACACGATTCAAGATTTAATTAAAGCGGATAAAATTACTGCAGGACACGATGTTGCTTCTGGTGGATTAATTACTACTTTATTAGAAATGTGTTTTGCTGATGTAAATTTAGGTGCAGATTTTAACATTTCTGCATTAAATGAAGAGGATGCTATAAAAGTATTATTCTCAGAAAACTCAGGAATTGTTTTTCAAGCAGATGCTTCTGTAGAAACGATTTTATCAGAAAATAATATTGAGTTTTTTAATATTGGAGCAGCAAATAATTCAGGAACAGTTACTATTAAAAACAACGAAGATAATTTCTCTTTTGATGTTACTGAAATGAGAGATGTTTGGTATAGAACTTCTTTCTTATTAGATCAAAAACAAACCGCTAATAATTTAGCTCAAGATCGTTTTTATAATTATAAAAATCAACCTTTAACTTATAAATTCCCTGAGAATTTTACAGGGGAATTACCTGTAATAGGAAAAGACAAACCAAAAGCTGCTATCATTCGTGAAAAAGGTTCTAATTCTGAACGTGAAATGGCAAATGCAATGTATCTAGCTGGTTTTGATGTTAAAGATGTACACATGACAGATTTAATTTCTGGTCGTGAAACATTAGAAGACATTCAGTTTATTGGTGCTGTTGGTGGTTTCTCTAATTCTGATGTTTTAGGTTCTGCTAAAGGTTGGGCAGGAGCATTTAAATACAACGAAAAAGCAAATACTGCTTTAAAAAACTTCTTTAAAAGAGAAGATACGTTGTCTGTTGGTATTTGTAATGGAGCACAATTATGGATGGAATTAGAATTGATTAACCCAGAACATAAAGTTCATGGGAAATTAGGTCATAATGATTCTCATAAGCATGAAAGTTCTTTTACTTCTGTAAAGATTCAAGAAAACAATTCTGTAATGTTATCTAGTTTAGCAGGAACAGAATTAGGTGTTTGGATTTCTCATGGAGAAGGTAAATTTAACTTACCAGAATCTGAAGAAAACTATAATATTGTTGCCAAATATGGTTACGCAGGATACCCGAATAACCCAAATGGATCTGATTTTAACACAGCAATGCTATGTGACAAGTCTGGAAGACATTTAGTAACAATGCCTCATATTGAGCGTTCTACTTTTCAATGGAACTGGGCCAATTACCCAACAAATAGAAAAGATGAAATTACGCCTTGGTTAGAAGCATTTGTAAATGCAAAAAACTGGTTGACAAAATAATTTATTTAAAAAAGTAGATCAAAAGGGCTTTTTTAAAGCCCTTTTTTTGGCTCTAAAAATAGAAAATAACAACCCTATCTAATTAATAAAAATGAGAGTTCCAAAAAAATATCAATTTATAGTTGAAATAGGAAAAGCGTTACACATATACGGTATTCCTTCTTATAAAATTCAATCATATTTAACACAAGTTGCCAAAACAAAAGGCATTACAGGGAGTTTTATGGATTTACCTACTTGGGTAAATTATGTTTTTTATGATGAAAAGAACTCTTATAATTATGTTGAATGCATTCCCCCAGGATCTTTAAATTTAGGTGCTTTTTCTAGAATTGATGAATTGACCAATAAGGTTATTGATTCAGGGATGGAAGTGGATGAAATAGACAAAGAATTAAAGATTATTCATGCAAAAACAAAAGAGGTAAATCATTTTATTTTAACTTTAGCCTATGCCTTTGCTGCTGGTTCTTTTAGCTTAATGATTGGTACCAATTGGATCTCTTTTGCTTTTTCAATACTTTTAGGTTCTCTTACTTATCTATTTGTTTATTTAGCAAACAAATCTAAATATGTAGAAAGTGTTTTAGAATCTTTATGTGCTTTAGTGGTAACTATTTTTGCTTGCCTATTAACATTTATTTTCCCTGATTTTAATTTAGGTTTAACCATATTAGCTTCTATAATTATCTTTATTCCAGGGTTGGCTATTACAACCGCATTAGAGGAAATAACCTCTAAGAGTTTGGTTGCTGGTGGCGCAAAACTCTTTGATGCAATGGTTGTTTTATTTAAACAATTTTTTGGTGTAATATTAGGCTTAGGCTTAATGACTTCTTTACTTGATATTGATTTAACTCATTATGAATCTAATATGCCACAATGGACAATTTTTTGCGCAATACCAATATTTTCTATATGTACTTTACCCATTTTTCAAGTGCGAAAAAAGGATATGTTTTTTGGAATTTTAACAGGTATTTTTGCCTTTTTTATAACCGTTTTTTTATCGTCTGGTTTAGGAATATTGGTAAGTACTTTTATTGGTACTTTAACAGTTGTTGGTATCAGCCGTATATTTGGTAGAATTTCTAAAACACCAAAATCTGTTTACTTAACACAAGGAATTATCATGCTAGTTCCTGGTAGTAAATCTTTTATGGGACTAAGTAATTCATTTTTCAATCCATCTATTACTGCTTCTGCAAACTTATTTGAAGAAGTTACTTTTATATTAATGGCTATTATTGGTGGACTACTTTTTGCGGGTACTTTTAGAGAAAGAAAACCGAAAGAACATCATTATAAATCTCATTAAAAGTTCTATTCAATTTAGTGTATCATATATAAAAGCAGTTTTTAGAACCACCTAAAAGCTGCTTTTTTTAATCTATTTATTTGTAGTTTTTCTTTTTCATTCTAGAGCGCATTTGCCTTCTTAATAACAAAAATCCGTTGCTTAATTTTCTTTTTTTCTTTAATACAGGAATACTTAAAGTAACTAATAGAGCAATACAAGCTGCAGAGCCCAAACCACCACCAAAGCCATTAAAAAAGTTACTTGTATTAAAATATATAAGTGTAAAAACGACTCCTGAGAAACCTATTAACAAATAATCTGACATAATTTTAGAGGATACCATACCTATAAAAGAAGCTCCAAAACAAACTAGTGGCAAATTTTCTGTTAAGTAAGCTGACAATAAATTAGGAAACACTAAAACAAACACTCCTACTAAAACACCAACTAAAGAAGATGACCTAACCGGACCTTGTTTAAATTTTACTTGTAAAAGGAATGTAACTACAGAAGAAAGTCCTCCTACTATTAACAATATAAGGTTATCTATAGCCATCTAGAAATTATAAAAGTGATAAAAAAAGCAAGGGTAACACCTCCAAAAGCTAAGGTTCCTAATTTACCACCAAAACCATGAAAAGCATCTTTTGTACCAACTAACAAAAAACCAGTTATAACACTTGCTAGTGCTATAAATATATAATCTGGTGCAATATCAACATTTGTCATTCCAACAAAAGCTCCGCAATAAACTGCAGTAGGCATACCTTTTATAAAATTATCCTTTTTAAAAAATGAAGGAACAAAGCTAACAACCAAACCAACTAAACTTGCTGCTAAAACACTGCTTAATTTAAATGAAACACTTAAAACATATGTAATAATTGCTCCAAAAAAAACAAATGCAACAGTTAACACATGTTCTAAATCATGATTTTTAGCTTTTAATGATGTTTTTTTATATCTAATTAAAAGTAATACAATGACCAAAACAACAAATACAGAAACATAAATGTTCTGTTGTTTTTCATATAATATTGCTGCTAAAAAACCTAAATGGCTTAATAATATTAAACTAAATGAAAGCTGTTTTACGTGCTTTTTAATCATAAAATCTATTAAATTTATAAGCTGCAAAAATACTTAAATTACTTGTGTAAGCTTTCTTATTTAAAAGCATTATAATAAAAATTTCAAATAATTTATTTAGGCATTTAAAAGTTCATAAAATATTTATTCTTTTTTTAATAATTTAAGAATACATCTAACTAAAAATAGCTAAAAACATTTTAAAAGCTTTTAATTAATTCTAAAACAAACTAAAAGAGAGTAATAACAACTTAATATATAAATGTGATTCTCCATAGAATAACAGAAACCAGTCATTAAAAATTTAGTCAAATTTATACTTATTAGTCAAAAAATAATTAGAAAGAATTTAGCTTAAAAAAAATGTAGGTATAATACCTGGAAAATATATTAAAATAAAATGTTTTTTTAACTTAATGATAAAATATGAAAAAGATCAGATAGATTTGAAAGACTTATTTTATATGTATGATTATTATGATGAATCTCACTTTTCTAAAGGTTTTAAATTATTTACCTCAAACTATTTTAAAAATTATATTAAACAAGATTACTAAATTGTAAAACAAACCTTAAGAAAACTCTAACAAAAAGCTAGTTGGTGAAATTAGAACTATGAAAATAAACAGACTTATCAGCAAGTACTTTTAAAAGTAATAGCACCTTTAAATATATAAATTTTAATAATATCAGTTTTAATAATTCTGTCTTTGACGACATATCAAAATTTAAATACATGAAATTATCTAGTAGTTTCAACATAAAAAACATGAAATTTGGCTATGAAATAGATTCGAAATACACCTAAATAAAGGGTAAAAACATCAATAAATCATTATAAAACATAAAATAGGTATTTATACCTGCTTTAATTTCTACAATAAATTATAAATTGCACCCATAATGGAAGAGGTTGGAATTAGGGGGCTAACCAAAACCGTATTCAGCTAGCTTTTTTTTTATAAAAGCTAGCTTTTTTTTATACAATAAAATATTATCAATATTACCAGGATAGATTCACCCTGAAGAATATATAAACCATAATAAGTAGAATACAATACTCATAAACAAACAATCTATTAATTAGTATTTTAGATATATAGTACTATCAAAATTAAATTATTCTTAATAATAAACTCTTATAATAAGTATTTGTTAATTCAATCTAAAATACCTAATTTGCCTACTTCAATTATAATATGATTATATGGCAGTAGAAGTTACAAGATTATTCGATTTTCCTTATTACCAATTAGAAACCTATAATTTAGAAAAAGCATTTAGTTCTAAAGTCGGTGGTAATTGGCAATCTATTACAACACAACAATATATTGATCAAGCAAACCAAATTAGTAGAGGATTAATAAACTTAGGTGTAAAACCAAACGACAAAATAGCCGTAATTTCATCTACGAATAGAACAGAATGGAACATATGCGATATTGGAATATTACAAACTGGTGCCCAAAATGTACCGATTTATCCAACTATCTCAGAAGAAGATTATGAATATGTGTTAAATCATTCAGAATCTATTTACTGTTTTGTATCAGATATAGAAGTTCTAACAAAGATTAATAAGATAAAAAGTAAAACAAGTTTAAAAGCTATTTATACTTTTGATGATATATTAGGTGAAAAAAGCTGGAATGAAATATTAGAATCCGGTAAAGATACTAGCTCTCAAAATCTTGTTGAAGAAAGAAAAAACAATGTAAACACAGACGATTTAGCTACTTTAATTTATACGTCTGGTACAACAGGTAAACCCAAAGGTGTAATGCTATCTCATAGAAATATAGTTAGTGATGTTTTAAGTTCAGAAAAACGTGTTCCTTTTGATTATGGAAAATCTATTGGTTTAAGTTTTTTACCTATTT encodes the following:
- the purL gene encoding phosphoribosylformylglycinamidine synthase, coding for MIHFFGNINSKVFAVQTTEKLTTETIAKLTWLFADQPKIEETTIDAFFVGPRAAMITPWSTNAVEITQNMGISDIIRIEEFTASTEEFSDFDPMISEKFNGLHQDSFTIEIKPEAILDIEDIAAYNAQEGLSLSDEEVEYLESVATKIGRKLTDSEVFGFSQVNSEHCRHKIFGGTFVIDGEEQPTSLFNMIKETSKQFPNDIVSAYKDNVAFVKGPKVEQFAPKTADKPDFYQTKDFESVISLKAETHNFPTTVEPFNGAATGSGGEIRDRLAGGKGSLPLAGTAVYMTSYSRLEASIDSIKNTRYWENKFEARDWLYQTPMDILIKASNGASDFGNKFGQPLITGSVLTFEHEENSSVSDSPARKLGFDKVIMQAGGIGYGKADQALKDTPKEGDKIVILGGENYRIGMGGAAVSSADTGEFASGIELNAVQRSNPEMQKRAANAVRGMVESDENFIVSIHDHGAGGHLNCLSELVEDTGGKIDLDALPIGDPTLSAKEIIGNESQERMGLVIADKHLETLHKIADRERSPIYDVGVVTGDDRFTFESKSTGVKPMDLALEDMFGSSPKTVLTDKTVIRKYKNPRYKTKNLEIYLKQVLQLEAVACKDWLTNKVDRCVGGKVAKQQCVGPLQIPLNNVGVMALDYKGKEGVATSIGHSPISALISPEAGSRNAITESLTNLIWAPLKDNLKSVSLSANWMWPCKNEGEDARLYKAVKAVSEFSIGLGINVPTGKDSLSMKQKYTDGEVIAPGTVIISAAGNCNAITKVVEPLLHVDGGNIYYINISQDEFKLGGSSFNQTLNAIGNEAPDVTNVEYVKTVFNTIQDLIKADKITAGHDVASGGLITTLLEMCFADVNLGADFNISALNEEDAIKVLFSENSGIVFQADASVETILSENNIEFFNIGAANNSGTVTIKNNEDNFSFDVTEMRDVWYRTSFLLDQKQTANNLAQDRFYNYKNQPLTYKFPENFTGELPVIGKDKPKAAIIREKGSNSEREMANAMYLAGFDVKDVHMTDLISGRETLEDIQFIGAVGGFSNSDVLGSAKGWAGAFKYNEKANTALKNFFKREDTLSVGICNGAQLWMELELINPEHKVHGKLGHNDSHKHESSFTSVKIQENNSVMLSSLAGTELGVWISHGEGKFNLPESEENYNIVAKYGYAGYPNNPNGSDFNTAMLCDKSGRHLVTMPHIERSTFQWNWANYPTNRKDEITPWLEAFVNAKNWLTK
- a CDS encoding threonine/serine exporter ThrE family protein, with the protein product MRVPKKYQFIVEIGKALHIYGIPSYKIQSYLTQVAKTKGITGSFMDLPTWVNYVFYDEKNSYNYVECIPPGSLNLGAFSRIDELTNKVIDSGMEVDEIDKELKIIHAKTKEVNHFILTLAYAFAAGSFSLMIGTNWISFAFSILLGSLTYLFVYLANKSKYVESVLESLCALVVTIFACLLTFIFPDFNLGLTILASIIIFIPGLAITTALEEITSKSLVAGGAKLFDAMVVLFKQFFGVILGLGLMTSLLDIDLTHYESNMPQWTIFCAIPIFSICTLPIFQVRKKDMFFGILTGIFAFFITVFLSSGLGILVSTFIGTLTVVGISRIFGRISKTPKSVYLTQGIIMLVPGSKSFMGLSNSFFNPSITASANLFEEVTFILMAIIGGLLFAGTFRERKPKEHHYKSH